A DNA window from Paenibacillus andongensis contains the following coding sequences:
- a CDS encoding glycoside hydrolase family 3 N-terminal domain-containing protein: MSYKDASLSIEARVTDLMERMTLKEKVAQLTCANSYGGESVYETRAEKLKDGIGTISYLNDSLTGDNKKDKETIKSIQKFLVDETRLGIPALFHSEGIGGAQIPGATTFPQSLNLASTWEPDLARKMGEVVKKQLRAYGFKAVHSPLFDLGRDPRFGRIGETYGEDPYLVAQTGVAFVKGMQGDNEVMATAKHFVGYGNAEGGRGGGEQQIAERKLLDSYCFPFEAAIHEANVKAIMNSYGILNDEAVSTSKWLLTDILRNKLGFNGLVVADYGSITHAKLRYRVAEDAKEAAILALKAGMDVEQPGNQCYQHLVEAVESGEIEEALIDISLRRVLETKFTLGLFENPYEYGDFFYEIEKSENAKLSCEIAEKSMVLVKNEDAMLPLKKNLKVALIGPASDTKTNFFGGYSSVGSASTRSSDFDKSEEDSFLRLIYTGTITDNKESLKSIGIEFDDQPTPEQREIIMNMIRENLASDASSKRVYKTNEEFVQMFYPNCKSVKDALEEDFGKDYVLHAKGCNISKAIDGGIEAVKAAVQQADIVIAVLGGKESMIDPEATCGENKDNINIGLEKAQLEMMEEVFKLNKPVISIVIDGRPLATPSVSENSKAVLYSWLPAQSGAEAIVNILTGKMNPSGKLPVTILKEAGQIPMYNSKLPLYVEINEWAEYIDNSKNTPLYPFGHGLSYTQFEYSDLEHDSKVQVNGELNLTFQLRNAGQVAGDEVVQVYIRDRVSSVARPVKQLVGFARVNLDVNETKKVAFKVNMKQLAFHDLNMDQVVEPGKMEVFIGASSQDIRLKGSFEIIGEKLIVERKAFSSKVTITEL, translated from the coding sequence ATGAGCTACAAAGATGCAAGTTTGTCTATTGAAGCGAGAGTCACAGATTTAATGGAAAGAATGACGTTGAAGGAGAAAGTAGCCCAGTTAACTTGTGCAAATTCATATGGTGGAGAGTCCGTTTATGAAACCCGAGCCGAAAAATTAAAAGATGGAATTGGGACAATAAGTTATTTAAATGATTCTCTCACAGGTGATAATAAAAAGGATAAGGAAACGATAAAAAGCATACAAAAATTTCTTGTTGATGAAACGAGATTAGGCATTCCGGCGCTCTTTCATAGTGAAGGAATAGGGGGGGCGCAGATCCCCGGTGCGACTACCTTTCCACAGTCTCTTAATCTTGCTTCGACCTGGGAGCCGGATTTAGCCCGAAAAATGGGCGAGGTGGTCAAAAAACAACTAAGGGCATATGGATTCAAGGCCGTACATTCCCCGCTATTCGATTTGGGGCGTGACCCAAGGTTCGGAAGAATTGGAGAAACTTACGGGGAAGACCCTTATTTAGTTGCACAAACGGGCGTGGCTTTTGTCAAAGGTATGCAAGGTGATAATGAAGTAATGGCTACCGCCAAACACTTTGTCGGTTATGGAAATGCCGAAGGGGGAAGAGGCGGCGGAGAACAGCAGATAGCCGAGAGAAAATTGTTGGATAGTTATTGCTTCCCCTTTGAAGCTGCCATTCATGAGGCGAACGTGAAAGCGATCATGAATAGTTATGGTATTCTAAATGACGAGGCTGTATCTACGTCCAAATGGCTTCTTACAGACATTTTAAGAAATAAGTTAGGATTTAATGGGCTGGTTGTAGCGGATTATGGAAGTATCACGCATGCAAAATTACGTTATAGAGTAGCAGAAGATGCTAAAGAAGCAGCCATTCTTGCTCTCAAAGCTGGAATGGATGTAGAACAACCTGGGAACCAATGCTATCAGCATCTGGTGGAAGCTGTTGAGTCAGGCGAAATCGAAGAAGCATTAATTGACATCTCCCTAAGACGTGTTCTTGAGACCAAATTCACATTAGGACTATTCGAGAATCCCTATGAATATGGCGATTTCTTCTATGAAATCGAAAAGTCGGAGAATGCGAAATTATCATGTGAGATTGCCGAGAAATCAATGGTATTGGTAAAAAACGAGGACGCTATGTTGCCGCTCAAAAAGAACCTGAAAGTAGCGCTAATCGGCCCTGCATCAGACACCAAAACCAACTTCTTTGGAGGATATTCTTCCGTTGGATCCGCTAGCACAAGAAGCAGTGATTTCGATAAATCTGAAGAAGACAGCTTCCTAAGATTAATTTATACAGGGACCATTACCGACAATAAAGAGTCATTAAAATCGATTGGCATTGAATTTGACGATCAGCCAACCCCTGAACAAAGAGAAATTATCATGAATATGATCAGGGAGAATTTAGCTTCTGATGCTTCCTCGAAGAGAGTCTATAAAACGAATGAAGAATTTGTTCAAATGTTTTATCCGAATTGTAAATCTGTCAAAGATGCTCTGGAAGAGGACTTTGGGAAAGATTACGTACTGCACGCCAAAGGCTGCAATATTTCAAAGGCTATAGATGGAGGAATTGAAGCAGTAAAAGCTGCGGTACAACAGGCGGATATTGTCATTGCCGTATTGGGCGGCAAAGAAAGCATGATAGATCCTGAAGCTACTTGCGGTGAAAACAAAGATAACATCAACATTGGTCTTGAAAAAGCTCAATTGGAAATGATGGAAGAAGTATTTAAGCTGAATAAGCCTGTTATTTCAATTGTAATAGACGGTCGGCCATTAGCTACGCCTAGTGTAAGCGAAAATAGTAAAGCGGTCTTATACTCATGGCTTCCGGCTCAGTCTGGAGCAGAAGCCATTGTGAATATCCTTACAGGAAAGATGAATCCTAGCGGAAAGCTGCCGGTGACCATACTCAAAGAAGCAGGTCAGATTCCAATGTATAACAGCAAATTGCCGCTCTATGTTGAAATTAATGAATGGGCTGAATATATTGATAACAGCAAGAATACACCGTTATATCCATTCGGACATGGATTAAGTTATACGCAATTCGAATACAGCGACTTGGAACACGACAGCAAGGTTCAGGTAAACGGAGAATTGAACCTAACATTTCAGCTGAGAAATGCGGGACAGGTGGCCGGGGATGAGGTTGTTCAGGTTTATATCCGGGATAGAGTGAGCAGTGTTGCAAGACCTGTGAAGCAACTGGTTGGATTTGCTCGGGTTAACTTGGATGTTAATGAAACAAAGAAGGTTGCGTTCAAGGTGAACATGAAACAGTTGGCATTTCATGATTTGAATATGGATCAAGTTGTGGAACCGGGGAAGATGGAAGTATTTATAGGTGCTTCATCTCAGGACATTCGATTAAAAGGTTCATTTGAGATTATAGGTGAAAAACTTATTGTTGAACGTAAGGCATTTTCGTCGAAGGTAACGATTACTGAACTGTAA
- a CDS encoding glycoside hydrolase family 3 N-terminal domain-containing protein, translating into MIRMIGTWHFLHQTPESTLKMQFVIEKKETYALSVLVEPFPFPIGINMLTIEGNVLQARGSSHFVPDEPIEFDLTFDDQEFHGRVKLPYSEAFFVKGAQGPGPSLEDTLIAELAPYRKHEVKQRDDEEIRQAVEALIGKMSITDKIGQMSQCMSTNLSLGADVASEPPEKLVAEGRVGSILSAITSRRVFELQKIAVEQSPHGIPLLFNFDVIHGFQSIFPVPLAWSCSWDVAAIKEACAIAAKEASASGITYNHGPMVDITRDPRWGRIVEGAGEDSYLGSLIAKAQVEGYQGDSVFNPETLIACLKHFVAYGAAEAGRDYNTVDISEGTLRNVYLPPFQAGIEAGAGSVMNSFNIYQGVPVAGSRYLLNDLLRRELGFDGVLISDYGAIDEIVAHGNAKDSKEAAKKALDATLDIEMVTRSYDHLHELIEQGLVSEEQVNEAVRRILTLKYKIGIMDDPFRYVRPEKEKEYHFHPAHLEASRSLARKSIVMLKNNGVLPLANKERKLAVIGPFGDSKDLLGPWQWSRYAKETVTLRQGIDEQGIPTAHLMFEEGCKVEEAIEGGLQRALAAAEQADIVILALGESSEMSGEAASRMDIHLPKVQQELAEAIVKLGKPTVLVLTNGRPLILDWFERHVDAIVETWFLGSQAGHAIADVLFGSYNPSGKLTMSFPAQIGQVPVYYNHFNTGRPVTERNKGQKFFSRYIDGGNEPLYPFGYGLSYSTFEYSDIRLSRSRMTPLETIVASVTVTNTGTVAGEETVQMYIQDLCGSVVRPVKELKGFKKVALAEGEAQEIRFSITEADLAYWNADMRHGAEPGEFKVFIGSSSHDVKEAAFELL; encoded by the coding sequence ATGATTAGAATGATCGGCACTTGGCATTTCCTGCATCAAACACCAGAATCCACTCTCAAAATGCAGTTCGTCATCGAAAAAAAAGAAACCTATGCATTATCCGTTCTAGTGGAGCCGTTTCCGTTTCCTATTGGGATCAACATGTTGACGATTGAAGGGAATGTGCTGCAGGCTAGAGGATCATCCCATTTTGTACCCGATGAACCAATTGAATTTGATTTAACTTTCGACGACCAGGAATTCCACGGCAGAGTTAAGCTGCCATACTCGGAAGCATTCTTCGTGAAAGGCGCTCAAGGACCTGGCCCATCCCTCGAAGATACGCTCATTGCTGAGCTGGCTCCTTACAGGAAGCACGAGGTGAAGCAGCGTGACGATGAAGAGATCCGACAAGCCGTAGAAGCTCTGATCGGCAAGATGTCGATCACCGATAAAATCGGTCAAATGAGTCAGTGTATGTCTACGAACCTCTCCCTTGGAGCAGACGTTGCGTCTGAGCCGCCTGAGAAGCTGGTTGCGGAAGGCAGGGTAGGCTCGATTCTGTCGGCCATTACCAGCCGCCGTGTGTTCGAACTGCAGAAAATCGCCGTAGAACAATCCCCGCACGGCATTCCCTTATTATTTAATTTTGACGTTATACACGGGTTTCAGTCTATTTTTCCTGTGCCGCTTGCTTGGTCCTGCAGCTGGGATGTCGCAGCTATCAAAGAAGCTTGCGCGATTGCCGCGAAAGAAGCTAGTGCCTCCGGTATTACTTATAACCATGGCCCGATGGTGGATATTACGAGGGATCCGCGGTGGGGACGCATTGTAGAAGGTGCGGGAGAAGATTCGTATTTGGGAAGCTTGATAGCCAAAGCTCAAGTAGAAGGCTATCAGGGGGACAGCGTATTTAATCCGGAAACGCTCATTGCTTGTTTGAAGCATTTCGTCGCATACGGAGCTGCGGAAGCAGGCCGGGATTACAATACCGTTGATATTTCGGAAGGCACGCTCCGCAATGTTTATTTGCCGCCGTTCCAGGCGGGAATCGAAGCCGGCGCAGGTTCGGTCATGAATTCCTTTAATATTTATCAAGGAGTTCCGGTGGCTGGAAGCCGTTACCTCCTTAACGATTTGCTGCGAAGAGAGCTGGGCTTTGACGGGGTCTTGATATCCGATTACGGTGCCATTGATGAAATCGTCGCTCATGGGAATGCGAAAGATAGCAAAGAAGCGGCGAAAAAAGCCCTCGATGCCACGCTTGATATTGAAATGGTGACCCGGTCTTACGACCATCTGCATGAATTAATCGAACAAGGTCTCGTTTCGGAAGAACAAGTAAATGAAGCAGTACGACGTATCCTGACATTGAAATATAAAATCGGTATTATGGACGATCCGTTCCGTTACGTTCGTCCGGAGAAAGAGAAGGAGTACCACTTCCATCCGGCGCATTTGGAGGCAAGCCGGAGTTTGGCGAGGAAGTCGATCGTCATGCTGAAAAATAACGGCGTTCTCCCGTTGGCCAACAAGGAACGGAAGCTGGCGGTGATCGGACCTTTCGGCGATAGCAAAGACTTGCTCGGACCTTGGCAGTGGTCCCGTTATGCGAAAGAAACCGTTACGCTGCGGCAAGGGATTGATGAGCAAGGAATACCGACAGCGCATCTCATGTTCGAAGAAGGCTGCAAGGTTGAAGAAGCGATTGAAGGAGGCCTGCAGAGGGCTCTTGCGGCGGCGGAACAGGCGGACATCGTCATTCTTGCGCTCGGAGAAAGCAGTGAAATGTCAGGTGAGGCGGCATCCCGCATGGACATTCATTTGCCGAAGGTGCAGCAAGAACTGGCGGAGGCCATTGTTAAGTTAGGCAAACCGACCGTTCTAGTTCTGACAAATGGTCGGCCTCTTATACTGGATTGGTTTGAACGGCATGTCGATGCCATCGTAGAGACGTGGTTTCTGGGTTCCCAAGCCGGGCATGCAATAGCCGATGTCCTGTTCGGCAGCTATAATCCATCCGGCAAGCTGACGATGAGCTTCCCCGCTCAGATAGGTCAAGTACCGGTATACTACAACCATTTCAACACGGGGAGACCTGTCACGGAAAGGAATAAGGGTCAGAAATTTTTCTCGAGATATATAGACGGCGGCAATGAGCCTCTATATCCTTTCGGATACGGTCTGAGCTATTCGACTTTCGAGTATTCGGATATACGATTGTCCCGATCGCGGATGACACCTTTGGAAACGATTGTCGCCAGCGTCACGGTTACCAATACCGGGACGGTTGCGGGAGAGGAAACCGTCCAAATGTACATCCAGGACCTTTGCGGCAGCGTGGTCCGTCCGGTGAAAGAGCTGAAAGGGTTTAAAAAGGTTGCATTAGCCGAAGGCGAAGCGCAAGAAATCCGCTTCAGTATTACCGAAGCGGATTTGGCTTATTGGAACGCGGATATGAGGCACGGTGCAGAACCGGGTGAGTTCAAGGTGTTTATCGGATCGAGTTCCCACGATGTGAAAGAAGCGGCATTCGAGCTTCTATAA
- a CDS encoding DUF4982 domain-containing protein, translated as MIPCGNSHLISDFTWTGWDYLGEAGVGRVHYDLEGPSFYIQITYPWLTAWVGDNDIIGNRKPVSYYREIVFGLRKMPYIAVQRPEPYSRKATLSSWGWSDSISSWSWKGHEGQPIKVKVYADAEEVELLVNGKSVGKAVAGEANRFKAEFDTVYEAGEVTAVAYVGGRIRPDETPFGKRCRCTESKCRPDEHCRIGHRSGLRDDQLGGRARESVQHRRPEGCGQG; from the coding sequence ATGATTCCATGTGGGAACAGCCATCTGATCAGCGATTTTACCTGGACAGGCTGGGATTACCTGGGGGAAGCGGGCGTCGGAAGAGTCCATTACGATCTGGAAGGACCCTCGTTCTATATTCAAATTACGTATCCTTGGCTAACGGCCTGGGTCGGTGACAATGATATCATCGGCAATAGGAAGCCGGTATCGTATTACCGCGAAATCGTATTCGGTCTCCGCAAGATGCCTTATATTGCTGTTCAGCGTCCCGAGCCTTATTCCCGAAAAGCCACGCTATCGAGTTGGGGCTGGAGCGATTCCATCTCCAGCTGGTCTTGGAAGGGACACGAGGGTCAACCGATCAAAGTGAAAGTATATGCCGATGCGGAAGAAGTCGAGCTGTTGGTGAATGGAAAATCGGTAGGGAAAGCTGTGGCAGGAGAAGCGAACCGTTTCAAAGCGGAGTTCGATACGGTCTACGAGGCGGGAGAAGTTACGGCGGTGGCTTACGTTGGGGGAAGAATCCGGCCGGATGAAACTCCGTTCGGCAAGCGGTGCCGTTGTACTGAAAGCAAATGCCGACCGGATGAACATTGTCGCATCGGACATCGATCTGGCCTTCGTGATGATCAGCTTGGTGGACGAGCAAGGGAATCTGTACAACACCGCCGACCGGAAGGTTGCGGTCAAGGTTGA
- a CDS encoding DUF5597 domain-containing protein: MSKFGLMPQLKNENGVFNLYVDGNPYIALAGEIHNSSASDLNYMKHKVWPHLRELHLNTVIVPVYWELIEPKQGEFDFQLVDGIIEQAREENVRLVLLWFGLWKNGKSTYVPGWAKRDYETYFRAVYLNKATSDTISPMCEKAVEADATAFRHFMAHLKKVDGDRHTVIMVQVENEIGFLGSDRDYSDHANEQFNLSIPDELGAIFGKEGTWKEAFADDAAEYFMAFHYARAVERIASAGSEEYPLPMFVNAWLEQFPWTPGSYPSGGPIAKVMPIWKATAPTICLYAPDIYVSNFAEVCEEYTRNDNPLFIPEARRDAASVANVFYAFGKYNALCFSPFGIEDFLAPSFGYGDDIDFGMLMTLNIDFSAFNPTGTGPYLARSYELLSNMLGIIQKYRGTGKMTGFLQNQEPGCILSFAKYDLKVTYKLKQEGKPVSGGLVIEVSDNEFIMAGIGFSIEFLPKQDNASQVGYVLVEEGTFVQDKWLRGRVLNGDEASYGLTVGSNPSALRVEVYQYR, from the coding sequence ATGAGCAAATTTGGCCTGATGCCACAATTAAAGAATGAAAATGGTGTATTTAATCTGTATGTTGACGGTAATCCCTATATTGCCTTAGCAGGTGAGATCCATAACTCCAGTGCTTCAGACTTGAACTATATGAAGCATAAGGTTTGGCCGCATCTCAGAGAATTACACTTGAATACGGTAATCGTACCGGTCTATTGGGAGCTGATCGAACCGAAGCAGGGGGAATTCGATTTTCAACTCGTAGATGGAATCATTGAACAAGCCCGGGAAGAAAACGTGCGATTGGTGCTACTATGGTTCGGATTATGGAAGAATGGGAAATCCACTTATGTTCCAGGCTGGGCAAAAAGGGACTACGAAACCTATTTCCGTGCCGTTTATCTGAATAAAGCAACTTCCGATACGATATCGCCAATGTGCGAGAAAGCCGTTGAAGCGGATGCGACTGCCTTCAGGCATTTCATGGCTCATCTGAAGAAGGTGGATGGCGATCGCCATACCGTCATTATGGTTCAAGTGGAAAACGAAATCGGATTCCTGGGCAGCGACCGGGACTATTCCGACCATGCGAACGAGCAATTCAACCTTTCGATCCCCGATGAATTAGGAGCGATATTTGGCAAGGAAGGGACGTGGAAGGAGGCGTTTGCGGATGATGCGGCGGAATACTTCATGGCCTTTCATTATGCTCGGGCCGTCGAACGAATCGCAAGCGCCGGTTCTGAAGAATACCCTCTTCCGATGTTCGTAAATGCATGGTTGGAGCAATTCCCATGGACCCCCGGGTCTTACCCTAGCGGGGGTCCGATTGCAAAGGTTATGCCGATCTGGAAGGCGACGGCTCCGACAATCTGTCTGTATGCGCCAGATATTTATGTGTCTAATTTTGCTGAGGTTTGTGAGGAGTATACGAGGAACGACAACCCGCTGTTTATTCCCGAAGCTAGAAGAGATGCCGCGTCGGTGGCGAACGTATTTTATGCGTTTGGCAAATATAATGCCTTGTGTTTCTCGCCATTTGGCATTGAAGACTTTTTAGCCCCATCCTTTGGATACGGTGATGATATCGATTTCGGTATGTTGATGACTCTCAACATCGACTTTTCCGCCTTTAATCCAACTGGAACAGGCCCATATCTTGCACGCAGCTACGAGCTTCTCAGCAATATGTTGGGGATCATTCAGAAGTACCGTGGAACAGGGAAAATGACGGGATTTCTTCAGAATCAAGAGCCTGGTTGTATATTGTCTTTCGCTAAATATGATTTGAAAGTAACCTACAAGCTCAAGCAGGAAGGGAAACCGGTATCAGGTGGCCTCGTAATCGAAGTGTCGGATAACGAATTTATAATGGCCGGTATCGGATTTTCGATCGAATTTCTGCCCAAGCAGGACAATGCTTCCCAAGTGGGTTACGTTCTCGTCGAGGAAGGAACATTTGTTCAAGACAAATGGCTCCGGGGGCGCGTTCTGAACGGGGACGAAGCCTCTTACGGATTGACGGTCGGCAGCAATCCTTCTGCACTCCGCGTGGAAGTGTATCAATACCGATGA
- a CDS encoding glycoside hydrolase family 3 C-terminal domain-containing protein — MEKELLKEIVLQMTLEEKAALTSGLDNWFTKGVDRLGVPKLHLADGPHGLRIEPKKSEDLNIFNSRPAICFPACCLIASSFDTKVAQAVGEGLGEECLAEGVDIILGPSLNTKRSPLCGRNFEYMSEDPLLTGEMGAAYINGVQSKGVGTSAKHFFANSQEYRRVTSSANADERTLRELYLTNFEIVVKKSQPWTVMAAYNKINGTYASEHNQYIEDMLYKEWGFTGFVVSDWGAVHNRIETAKGGTALTMPSDSNHDNKLVEAVRSGELDEKQLDKLCERIIEVTYRAKEVKLKKERDFEAALACAQQAAEQSIVLLKNEGVLPLPDKKKVAFIGKYAEAPRYQGGGSSHIKSYKVISALDAVRDIANVTYAQGYVDNEERTDEALQAEAIEAAKAADIAVVFAGLPESFESEGYDRIHMRMPACQNELIEAVAAVNPNTIVVLHNGAPVEMPWADKVKGIVEAYLGGDAVGAANVNILYGKVNPSGRLAETFPKELEDNPSYLFYTGENDIEEYREGVFVGYRYYETRKCDVLFPFGYGLSYTTFEYSNLKLSHSELDSETETLTISVDVSNTGNVEGKEVVQLYVAPHKGVIIRPAKEVKGFSKINLKPGETKAVTFVVDKRSFAYWNMEINGWHVESGKYDIVIGKNAHDELLKQTVTVNGVKLFIGKLTELSTIGDLISIPKGAAYWETIQPRFIEGSKKLGFAKDTDMEKADGTDSRANVLFSLPINTLCFVIPDYTNDELHTALEEINKDDWRTY, encoded by the coding sequence TTGGAAAAGGAATTGCTTAAAGAGATCGTATTACAAATGACGCTTGAAGAAAAAGCGGCACTTACATCCGGCTTGGATAACTGGTTTACGAAAGGCGTTGACCGTCTCGGAGTACCAAAACTTCACCTAGCCGACGGTCCTCATGGTTTAAGGATTGAACCAAAAAAGAGTGAGGATCTTAACATATTTAACTCCAGACCCGCTATTTGCTTTCCTGCTTGCTGCTTGATCGCTTCGAGTTTCGACACCAAAGTGGCTCAAGCGGTTGGCGAAGGATTAGGAGAGGAATGTCTGGCTGAAGGTGTGGATATTATTCTCGGCCCTTCACTTAACACCAAGAGATCCCCGCTATGTGGCAGGAATTTTGAATATATGTCAGAGGATCCGTTACTTACCGGAGAGATGGGTGCAGCCTATATCAATGGTGTGCAAAGCAAGGGCGTTGGTACGAGTGCAAAGCACTTTTTCGCTAACTCCCAAGAATATAGGCGTGTAACCTCTTCAGCAAACGCTGATGAGCGTACTCTGAGAGAGCTTTACCTAACGAATTTTGAAATCGTCGTCAAAAAGTCACAACCATGGACCGTTATGGCTGCATACAACAAGATTAACGGAACCTACGCCTCCGAGCATAATCAGTATATTGAGGATATGTTGTATAAGGAATGGGGATTTACCGGTTTTGTGGTTTCGGATTGGGGCGCTGTTCACAATCGGATCGAAACGGCTAAGGGTGGAACTGCTCTTACGATGCCGTCTGACTCCAATCATGATAATAAGCTAGTGGAAGCGGTCCGGTCCGGTGAGCTAGACGAAAAGCAGCTAGACAAGCTTTGTGAGCGCATTATTGAAGTCACATACCGTGCTAAAGAGGTGAAATTGAAAAAGGAACGCGACTTTGAAGCGGCCCTTGCCTGTGCACAACAAGCGGCGGAGCAATCCATCGTGCTTTTGAAAAATGAGGGAGTGCTGCCTCTTCCCGACAAAAAGAAGGTTGCATTTATTGGAAAATACGCCGAGGCTCCCCGATATCAAGGGGGTGGGTCCTCGCACATCAAATCATACAAAGTCATTTCGGCGCTTGATGCGGTTAGGGATATCGCAAACGTAACCTACGCCCAAGGTTATGTGGACAATGAGGAACGGACAGACGAAGCTCTTCAGGCGGAGGCGATTGAAGCGGCAAAGGCTGCCGATATAGCGGTAGTCTTTGCAGGCCTTCCAGAGTCCTTTGAGTCAGAGGGCTACGATCGCATTCATATGAGAATGCCGGCTTGCCAAAACGAACTCATCGAGGCTGTTGCAGCGGTCAATCCCAATACCATTGTTGTGCTTCACAACGGTGCACCTGTAGAAATGCCATGGGCAGACAAGGTAAAAGGAATCGTAGAGGCCTATCTTGGCGGCGATGCTGTAGGTGCTGCTAACGTAAACATTTTATATGGTAAGGTCAACCCTTCGGGAAGATTAGCAGAAACTTTCCCCAAGGAGCTGGAGGATAATCCGTCTTACCTTTTCTATACCGGTGAAAATGATATTGAAGAATACCGTGAAGGCGTGTTTGTTGGATACCGTTATTATGAGACCAGAAAATGCGATGTGCTTTTCCCGTTCGGTTACGGACTGTCCTATACCACATTTGAGTATTCCAACTTAAAGCTAAGTCATTCTGAGTTGGATTCTGAAACGGAGACACTTACTATTAGTGTCGATGTATCCAATACAGGTAATGTGGAAGGTAAGGAGGTTGTGCAGCTGTATGTTGCGCCTCATAAAGGAGTCATCATCCGTCCGGCAAAAGAGGTTAAAGGTTTTAGTAAAATAAACTTAAAGCCTGGTGAAACAAAAGCGGTTACCTTTGTTGTTGATAAGCGTTCGTTTGCTTATTGGAATATGGAAATAAACGGATGGCATGTTGAAAGCGGAAAGTACGACATCGTAATAGGCAAAAATGCGCATGACGAATTACTCAAACAAACTGTAACCGTAAATGGGGTAAAACTTTTTATTGGAAAGCTTACCGAACTCTCTACAATCGGAGATTTAATTTCAATTCCAAAGGGCGCTGCGTATTGGGAAACCATTCAACCACGCTTTATAGAGGGCTCCAAAAAGTTAGGCTTTGCCAAAGATACGGATATGGAAAAAGCAGATGGGACTGATAGTAGAGCCAATGTGCTATTTTCTTTGCCTATAAACACCCTGTGTTTTGTTATTCCCGATTACACAAATGACGAGCTTCATACTGCATTGGAAGAAATCAATAAGGATGATTGGCGGACCTATTAA
- a CDS encoding MFS transporter, with protein MMFVPLFMQGILGVSPTATGMIMMPLTVTMILASIASGLLIEKMGIRLQMAIGLLIMAVGFVFIAQMDIHTTQLMTSVYMFILGLGMGMIMPGLTLALQETYPQSDLAIVTSSSTFFRQIGGTFGMTILGAVMNLYSGRYLTERLVPVLKPMEEGDGQLSSIITP; from the coding sequence ATGATGTTCGTTCCATTGTTCATGCAAGGTATTCTCGGTGTCAGTCCTACCGCAACCGGGATGATTATGATGCCGCTCACCGTCACCATGATTCTTGCAAGTATAGCAAGTGGTCTATTGATTGAGAAAATGGGTATCCGGCTCCAGATGGCCATCGGCTTGTTGATTATGGCGGTGGGGTTCGTATTCATAGCCCAGATGGATATCCATACGACCCAACTCATGACCTCTGTCTATATGTTTATTCTCGGATTAGGGATGGGAATGATTATGCCCGGCCTGACATTGGCGCTGCAGGAGACCTATCCGCAGTCAGACCTGGCCATCGTCACATCCTCCAGTACCTTCTTCCGGCAAATCGGCGGAACCTTTGGAATGACCATATTAGGAGCGGTGATGAATCTCTACTCCGGGAGGTACTTAACGGAACGGCTCGTCCCCGTTCTGAAGCCCATGGAGGAGGGGGACGGTCAGTTATCATCCATCATCACACCATAA